DNA sequence from the Cyprinus carpio isolate SPL01 chromosome B13, ASM1834038v1, whole genome shotgun sequence genome:
ACTCAGATAAACGCTCAAATGAAGCCACACTTCCACTTTCCTCTGTGTAGAAGGCCAgcatgcatctatctatctatcttttggGGAACTATGCACTTTTGATTTAAAGTATTTAGGTCTAATTTTAAgaattatgtatttgaattgcatgtagaattttcagttttaattaactaataaaCCTGAGTGATGTGTATGTGTCGGTCATGCATAAATGAAACACCCTAacctactcaaaaaaaaaaaaatttaaataaaaatcttgagagtttatctatttgcatctgtttgattttatttaaataatcattttcaaaatgcatttattccaaTTGTTTAGAATCAGCactttattgtgaaaaaaaatgaaaaccacatttatttagcaaaacaaaaataaataaatctgttattgtgtatttaaaactaATTCAGTTAATTAcagaaattgcatgtttaatttctTGGCCTGGAAGTTTAGAAATgaccctaaaaaaaaacaaacaaaaaaaaaaccaacaaatgaaaatgtaaaaaaaaaataattaataaatttgtaAAGATTCAATTTATTCAGTTCAAAAGTATGAATATCGTTAAGATACGGctagctgtggaacaagcaatGTTCAATTAGTTGatttaaaaaattctgaaattctgACTGGTTTTAATTATGTtggactgacaaatatgcatcacattaagtttattagttgaTGTTAAAACGGTGTAATCCAAATgcatggaaattttatatgcaattcaaatgcataaatcttaaatttaggcctaacTTTTTTTTGGAGTGTATCATAGGGTCATATAAACtctataaactttatatataaaatataaatttctgtAGCATCTGTTGAATGATCTGCAGTATCTCTCTGCTGCATGTGTGAGTGTTGCATGCAAATGAAAGACGAGGAGGAAGTTTGCTTGGAAAACTTGAGTGATGTCAAACAAGTTTTTACCATAAATATCTTGACGTCCTGTCGGCTGCGCACTTCCTCCACCAGCGCGAGAGGTTTTCCTTTAGGAACAGGGATGGTGCCCAGGATGGAGCAGCTGGAGGCGTCCAGCGTCTGTCTCACCGCACGGATAAACGCTTGGCTGAACAACTCCATCTTTCCGATCTCATCGATGACAAACAGCCTCTTGCTTCCCTCCCGCATCTGTTCCATAATCAAACTCAAAACATGATgtggaaatgtttatttaataaccctcatgttgttccgaacccctttgatttgattttcttCTTTTCACTGAACATCGATCGTGACCTGTGGCTGCTAAGCTCTAAAAACGACCAAAGAAATTTAATGTGATCATAAAAGTAATTCTCTGATAATCTTcacagctctcaaatctcattcacacATCTGTATATTCAAGTTTGGTGCCTTAATATGCGTCAGACCTGAACTGGTGTCTGGCATCACCGACATGCCAGAACTATTGCTTTAGTCGTCTAGTTTCTTGGAGTTGATGACTTCTCCAGTATTGCATTAAGTGCATcggggttattatagttaactaaaactagaacttatttcagctagttgccaggtaatatttctaattttcatttagtttaacttgatgtactaacataactaaaaaaaatacattaaaatgaataaaaaaaacatatagacaaaaaaataaataaaacatctgtattacttaaaagaaaaataaaagttaactgaaattaaataaaatttctaaatagCCTaaaccatttgttttgtttttttaataatttaaaatcaattaaaaaaaacttatttcagctagttgccaggtaacatttctaattttaatttagttcaacTTGATACATAACTAACATAATAACTAACTTGATAACTAACACTAACATAACTaaaccaaaaactaaaataaaaattaattaaatatatataaacttaaaaaacaaaacagaaactaaTAACTTCtcagttacttaaaataaaacaaattaactgaaattttatatatatattttttatttttatatatttattatttgtggttctggtatgtttttgtttaacaaaacaaaacaaacttattttaagaTAGTTGCCaggtaacatttctaattttcatttgatgtacaaacataactaaaacaaaaactaaaatagaaatgaataaaaaaaaatatgtataccaaaaaactcatagaaaatgacaaaacttctctgttacttcaaaaaaaaacttatggaaACAAATAAAAGTCAACTGAAGCtacaatgaatatataaaaaccttAAACCCTGTGTGCTTCTggtatacagtatgtttttgtttgttaataggtaaaaataataatttaaaaaaaaacttattttatttctagttgcCAGGTAACGTTTCTAATTTTCATACAGTTTATCCTGATGCACTAacataactaaaatgaaaacaaacaaacaaaaagctaataaaaaatgacatttaaaaaaaagaaaatgaattaaaaaaacgaatttaaaaatgaaaagaaaaaaaagacaaaattattaaaactaactaaaattaaaatggaaaatatgaaaagaaaaactcattcaaaatactaataaattataGAACCTCaacgatactaaaataacactgaagtgCACTCAAAGGTCTCGCTAACCAGgaaaaagatgatgatgaaggcagCAGACACTCAATCAGGAACACATGAGTCTGGGTCACAGAGAGATGAAATATGTGTCTGCATACGATAGCATAGTGGTGAAAATATGAAAGTTCAAAACCTGAAAAAGACTGACTCATCAACTGAAGAGTTGCAAAACTTTCCGATAATGCAACATTTCCCAtgaataataacttaaatttcctgctttttgtcatttttggagcttgaaactttttgtatgtttttttgaggCTTTCAAAGATTCATGAAGATTCTGctaaacatcatcttttgtgtttttcaaagtCAGGCCAGAGACTTTCCctgtgtttttcaaaaaatactggatttattttttttattttttaatttttaagtgaaaactgtttcaaagcagtgttattttagtaccactGATATCCTATTTATTAATAGTTAAAATGTagaataatatttaatgaattttaatttatattaaatatttaataattttgtgaatttggaatattttgagtttttatttctgttttaatttgaaagattttgtgttttttgccacttttaggtttcatttttattcagtatgGCTATagggttttaatttaatttttatttcagttttagtaattttattaaagttagtacatcaaaattaaaactaaaaccttaaacatttttgttacttaaaataaaattaacattaactggaataaaataaaatataaaaaactttttgggTTTGAgccaaacttttttaaaattgattttaatgtaGTGTAGTTAAACTTGATTTAATAACCctgttttaaagtaaatcctacaccagttTTGTTTTAGTGTAAATCGTACATCAGTTTAGATTTGTTTCACTAAATGATGCACCCAAAAGCATGCATTTTTCTTGTttacatcatccatccatccatttagtTCAACGATGTACTAAcatgaaacaaactaaaattaaaataaataaacaataaagctacagacattaaaaaaaccttaaaataaaaaatgtaaataaacttaactgaaattatataaaatccaTTCATCCATACGTACGTCTCTGAAAAGAGGGAGAGCGAGGCCCTCAAATGACTGGAGATCGACCAGGTACTGACCGACCCTGCATTCACGTGCACCTGCTGCGGACTGAGCGCTGGATCAAACACAGGAGAGTGTGTTAGTGCTCGACTCCAGCAGTGAATACACACGACGAGCAGAGACGATACCTGAGCCTGGACAGCCGTCCTCTGTCCCCTGTGAGTGTGACCACATCAAAGCCCACTCTCCTGCCTCGCTCTCGGACCTCCTCTGTGTAGAAACCACTGAGAGAACCCCCCGCAGAGACCACGGCGTCACACACTTTCTTCACCAGCGTGGTCTTACCCACACCTAGCAGACAGAAACACAAGCTTTAGGATACTTTCCATCTTTTGTCACCAtgaatgggttttattttgtgagaACGACAGGCGGGCTGTTAATGATCTCACTACATGACTGCTTAActggtaaattaataaatgcacgtgaaatattaatttgaatattgaaattttatgtaaaaaggaGAATGCTGTGAAGTATGGAAgaccacaggataaaaaaaattaaaaaggtaactgtgactttttattcgaacaattctgccttttttacATGGAAACTATCCAAAGTTCTGTTAATCCTAAAGCAGTGAAAACTGCATCTCTATATACACATGGAATGCACAAATTAACCaaggttttgctacactaactatagattaaccatggtatttgcaCATGGTATTTAAACTGtagttaaacaacaacaacaacaacaaaaaacatggttactacactattaccataataaaaccatggttaattttctttgtatgtgtgtatttctttcttttatctttgttttgtttttataattgtcCTGCCTTAATGGTTTGATGTTTcgtatactgtatttaaaaaaaaaaaatcagataaaaaaaaaaaaagattggttaTAAGTTAGTTACTGTATATATAGGTGTCGGTTTTGAATCAATTGAATCGGTTCCAACGTAAATGACTCGCTCAATTGAATCGGTTGGTCTGTTCGCGTCTTTAGTCATGTTTAAACGACACTGTCAGCACTATTACCGGCTTAGCTCGCTAGTTTTATGACATTAACTAAAACAGTATGACGCTGTGAAACACTCCATTAATATGACGAGCTGCAGCTCAGAATACATGTTAGATTGAGGGTAAACTTTATCACTCAGCTGAACTGTGCTCGTATATTCAACAGCGGTTACATGCACATATTGAATTGTTTTGATTAAAACTACTGCTACGGACAATTTAGCAGTCGCTGTATATTGTAAGGACATGTTATAGCGTCCCTACTGAATTCTTTGATCTTGGTTTACTCGCGTTTCTATACATTTTGTATGGGAATCGCTACTGAATGTGATGTGGAGGTGAAGGCAGAGCAGAATGCGCGACTTTTGCGTTTACTTCGTAAATGTATGTTTCATTTTACCGGGAACGCCGGTCAGGAACACGTGCTTCATCATGTACAGATGATCCCTGCTGCTTTATTTCAGGTCAGGATCCCACACATGTACACTGCtaccttcttcttcttttagtttTGGCGAGTTACACACTGCTACATAACTTCCGGCAGCACAATATGACGCAAGCGCACTTAGCTCACGCGCCTGTGCGCCACAGGATTCAAAAGTTTCTAAATGAGGAAAAATGGGTCTTGTGCAACtaattagtaatattagtaataataattaaataatctgctgtttttgttttaaatgaatgcattaatttattaattaatttataaaaattaaaattaatttattttactctcAAATTATTTATTCTCAAAGAGGTAACAGAAAAGgagtaattatatataaataattatatgtataagACTTAAAATGGTTTTACTTTAGGGTCGAGGCTGATTATCTGCAGCTtttttagtacaaaaaaaaaaacatgtt
Encoded proteins:
- the LOC109096865 gene encoding cancer-related nucleoside-triphosphatase — protein: MMKHVFLTGVPGVGKTTLVKKVCDAVVSAGGSLSGFYTEEVRERGRRVGFDVVTLTGDRGRLSRLSAQSAAGARECRVGQYLVDLQSFEGLALPLFRDMREGSKRLFVIDEIGKMELFSQAFIRAVRQTLDASSCSILGTIPVPKGKPLALVEEVRSRQDVKIFMITKENRDVIFDDIVSAVQECLK